CGTTCCGCGACGAGCCCTGGGACCGGCCGGCACCGGTCCGTGCCTACCAGACCGGCCTGGAGCAGTGGCACGACCTCGAGATGTGGCCGCCGGCAGGCTCCGAGCAGACACCGTTCCACCTCGGCGCCGACGGTGCGGTCGCGCGCGAGCCGGTGACCGCCGGCACGACCGGCTACACCTATGACCCCGATCAGGCCACACCTGCCGTCGGCGGTCCGAGCCTGACCCCCGACACCGACCCGATGGACAATGCGGCGCACGAGCAGCGCAGCGACGTGCTGACCTTCCGCTCCGGGGCGCTCGACCAGCCGCTCGACGTCGCGGGCGAACCGGTGGGGGTCATCCGCGTCCGTTCGACCGCACCGAGCTTCGACGTGTTCGTCCGGATCACCGATGTCCATCCCGACGGCCGCTCGATGACGGTCTGCGACGGCATCCGCCGGATCGGCTCGGTCGGTACGCGGGCAACCGATCCCGAACCGGATGGGGACGGGTTCAGGGAGGTCGCCGTGACACTGTGGCCGACGTTCCACCGGTTCGCTCCCGGCCACCGGGTGGGGATCCAGATCAGCTCCGGAGCTCATCCCCGATACGCCCGGAACCCGGGAACGGGCGAGCCGGCGTTCGAAGCGGCGACCACGGTCATCGCCCAGCAGACGATCGCGCACGGCGGCGACACGGGCAGCCGCATCGAGCTGCCGGTCTGGGTGCACTGACATCACCGAACTGCCCCTCGTGCCGGGCCCCTGCGGGATGCGACGATGTGAGTACGCATCGGACACGCATCGGGAGGCTCCCATGGCCAGCCACGGCATCGACGAGAACGCGGCGTTCGCCGAGATCCTCGAGCGACTCACCAAGAAGTACGCCGAGGTACCGCCGGAGCGGATCGAGGCGATCGTGAACGAGGTCCGAGCCGA
This DNA window, taken from Microbacterium invictum, encodes the following:
- a CDS encoding three-helix bundle dimerization domain-containing protein, whose amino-acid sequence is MASHGIDENAAFAEILERLTKKYAEVPPERIEAIVNEVRAEMSSAKVRDFVPVLAEREVKKRVKLELA